The Bdellovibrio sp. ZAP7 DNA segment TTCAGTTTGAGCTGACTTTTCAGTCAATGCCAACATTTGAAGGTAACCTTGTTTCATTTGGTTAGCTACAGTGCCTTTATCCAATTGAGCAAAGAAAGTTGAAGACCCAGTTTTTTCTGTTACTTGCATTGTTAGGAAATCAACAGAAGTGTCGTCGCCCAAAGTTACGTTGATAGTTGCCGCTTTACCTTTAGAAGGTGCAGAGCATTTCAAAACAGTTGAATCAGCAAAAGCTGTAGAACCAGCAAGAACAAGTGCTGCCACGATAAGTTTTTTCATAGATGTCTCCTTAGTTGTTAATTCGAATTTGTTGACCTGATCGAGGCTATTTCACGGTCTTTGGTCTAGCAATGCAAATGCATTGCGCAATATATGCGATTTGGAGTGCTCTATTGTGAGAACACAAGGAATTCCACCGTACCAAGGTCAAGTTTCTTACAACGCTTACCGATGAGTCATGAACGGGGGATTGTGATGAATAGAGGCTGGTTGGTTATTCTTGCCGGGTGTCTCATATTGGGATTTCAAAACTGCAGTCAGACGAATTTATCTGCGGCTGATTTTCCCAGCACTAGTTCACACATCGTCACTCCATCTGTTGGCGGAGCTTCCGATGCCGACGAGTCACAAACAATTTCTGCACTAGAAATCCCAGTCAGTGGGGGAGTTCTTTCCGTTGATGCTTCGACAGGACGAATTTCACTTCTTGGGCAAAATCAACAAGTGCTCGAAGAATCCTGTCTGCCAGCTGCAGAAATCGCAGAGCTACAAAGCTATTTGAAATCCAGCAACATCTGCGGAAAATCAGTGGATGCTTCTTTGCAATGCGCACAAGTCTATTCCTCAGGCTATGCAAGCCTGATCATTGGTGATCAGAAAATGAATCTGGGCGAGAGCTATGATTCTTGCGGCCGAGGCTTCAAAGACATATGTGGCGATCAAGCCCAGTCCTTCCGCGGCCTCGTAGCCTACATCCAAAAAAACTTCCACGGTCTACTCTGCGAATAGGTACGGCCTTACTTAAAAAGGTACTTACTTACCTGTCGGATAATACTTAATAACTAGTGAAAATAAAAAGGCCAGTGCAATTTGCACCGGCCTTTTTTAATTGTTAACTAGGAAAGTGTGCCATGGCCCTTGCAGGTAAGGCTGTACCTTAAAGACCTAGTGTGCTGCGTACTTTCGTGAATGCATCACCGATCTTAGAGCGGTCAGGAGCTGCACCTTGAGCAAAGTCAGGACGGCCGCCACCTTTACCACCCATGATCGCAGCCACTTCTTTCAGAACGTCGCCGGCTTTATGATCGCCAGTTAGATCTTTAGAAACGGAAACGATGATTGGGTTTGAGCCATCACCTTGGCCGACAACCACGACAATTCCAGATTGGATTTTGTTTTTAAGATCGTCAGTAACTTTTGCCAAAACTTCGCGGTCGTCCATTGGGACGTCTGCCAATACAAGTTTTGCAGCGACACCGGATTTAGATTTGAATGCCATTGCTTTACCAGCAAGTTCATCCACATTCACTTGGCCACCTTGAAGTTTCTTGATTTCTTTCTCAAGAGTTTTCACTTGCTCTTTGATCGACTCTACACGATTTGCCAAAGTCGCCTTTTCGCCAGTTACTTCCAAGTGCTTCAAGTAGTGAGCAGATTTTTGCAAACCAGCTGCTGCCAAAGCCTCGTCCAAGTGGGCGATAGAGCTCATGGCGTATTTAACTGCAGAATCACCCGTGATTGCTTCCACGCGACGTACGCCGGAGCTTACACCAGATTCAGAAACGATTTTGAACAGGCGAATATTCGCAGTGTTTTTAACGTGAGTACCGCCGCAAAGCTCACAAGAGAAATCTCCCATCGTCAGTACGCGAACGTCGTTAGCGTACTTTTCGCCGAACAATGCCATCGCACCTTTTTCGATCGCTTGCTTGTGCGGCATTAATTCAGTTTTGACTTCAAGACCGCGAGCGATTTGTTCGTTCACCATCTCTTCGATCTTGCGGATCTCTTCAGTGCTTACTGGTTTATTGTGAGTGAAGTCGAAACGAGTTTTATCAGCGTCAACCAATGAACCCGCTTGAGTTACATGCACACCCAATACTTTACGAAGAGCTGCGTGCAACAAGTGCGTCGCGGAGTGATTGCTTGCCGTGTTTCTTCTTTCAACTGCATCGACACCGCTGACAACTTTCGCACCCGTCTTGAAGGAACCGTGTTCAACCTCTACGTGGTGAAGAATGATGTCGTCGATTTTCGTCGTATTCGCTACGCGAGCACGATTAGTGTCTTGCATGATGTAACCAACGTCACCAGCTTGACCGCCGCCCTCACCATAGAATGCAGTTGCATCCAGGATAATTAGACCCGTGTCGCCGGTTTTAAGTTCGTTTACAACCGCTTGGCCATTAGAAAGAGCCATTACAGTACCATCGCCGATTGTACCATCGTAACCCAAGAACTTCACAGACTTACCTGATTGAAGATAGTCTTTGGCAAATTTGATCATGTGAGCTTCGTCAGCTCCCATGGATTTACCTTTCCACGAAGCTTTGGATTTCGCACGATTTGCTTCCATTTCTTTTTCGAAAGCATCTTCGTTCACTTCAATACCGTTTTCATTCGCAATTACACGAGTCAAATCGGCAGGGAAGCCGTAAGTGTCGTACATACGAAATACAACTTCGCCAGAAAGTTCTTTAACTCCTGCCGCTTTTGCTTTTGCAAGCTCTGCTGTCAGGATTTCAGTTCCTTTGTCTAAAGTTGCCAAGAAGCGGTCTTCTTCGTCACGGATCGTGTTTAGGATATGATCGCGACGAGTGGAAAGTTCCGGATAAACTTTGCCCATGTTTTCGATCAAGGCTTCCGCCATACCTGGCAAGAAAGATTTGTCGGCAGAAAGTTTACGTCCGTAACGGATTGCACGTCTCATGATACGGCGAAGTACATAACCACGGCCTTCGTTCGATGGCAAAGCACCGTCAGCTATCAAGAATGAAGTCGAGCGGCAGTGGTCAGCCAATACGCGAAGAGCAGAAGTTGTTTCTGCCGCTTTTGCATCAGTCGCCAAGACTTTTTTGTCAGTCACGTATTTAACGCCACCGATTTTACAAGCCAGTTCGATCATTGGCAGGAACAAATCTGTATCGTAGTTATTGAATTTACCCTGCATCGCCGCCGTCACACGCTCAAGACCTGCACCTGTATCCACAGATGGTTTTGGAAGCGGTGTCAAAGTCCCTGGCGGATTTTCAAAGTACTGCATGAATACCAAGTTCCAGATTTCCACGAAACGGTCTTCACCTGCTTCGATACCTTTGAACGGATCAGAAATTTTACCGGCTTCAGGACCGTGATCGTAGAAGATCTCCGTGCAAGGACCGCAAGGACCTGTGTCGCCCATTTTCCAGAAATTGTCTTTGTCGAAACGGAAAATGCGATCGCGAGGGATACCTTCTTGAGTGTGCCAGATGTCAGCTGCTTCATCGTCAGAGATATGAACTGTCACATAAAGCTTTTCTTTGGGAATAGCCAAAGTCTTGGTCAAGAATTCCCAGGCAAAGTGAATCGCGTCTTTCTTGAAGTAATCGCCGAAAGAAAAGTTACCCAACATTTCAAAGAAAGTGTGGTGACGTGCTGTAAAGCCTACGTTTTCCAAGTCATTGTGTTTACCACCGGCGCGCACACATTTTTGCGAAGTCACGGCACGAGAGTAATCACGCTTCTCAAGACCCAAGAAAGTATTTTTAAATTGATTCATACCCGCGTTTGCAAAAAGCAAGGTCGGATCATTTTCCGGAATCAAAGAAGAAGAAGCGACAGCTTTGTGTCCATTCTTTTCGAAGTATTGAATAAAAGCATTTCTGATCTCAGAGCTTTTCATAGATAACCTTTCTAACGGTCTCGGAATCAAATCCTCGTGAAGTCAGCAAGCGTCCTACGCGTGCTTTTTCCTCTCGAGAAAACTTATAATCTTCATTAAATTTATTCGTCACAATCGCCATGGCCTTATCCAGTTCCAGCGCAGCATCGGTCTCCACAGTGGGCAGGCCTTTTTCTTTCAGGTAGTTGTTGATGTAACAGATACCCTTGTTGCGACGGTGAAGCGTGTCGGCCAGGCGGGCAGCGTAGTCAGAAGGATCGCCCAACCAATTTTTCTCGTTGGCAAAGGAGATTGCTTCATCGATGGCTTCGTCGCTGCCATCCTCGTCTGTGAATTTCCCGCGCAACTTGGTTCTAAGCTCTTGCTCAGAATGATCACGAGCCGCCAACAGATCCATCACTTTGCGTTTAGCAGCAGCGATTCTGTCTTGTTGGCTTTCTTGTTCATTTTGTGGGTCTTTTTCATCAGACATAGGCAGTTAGAAATCTATCTGTTCCTGCCTGCGCATGTCATGCTTTTTTCAGAGTAATTTCGGTCAGTTCGCAGAACGTTCCTAGGCGCAGACTCGGCCCCCAGTAACCTGTTCCTTGATTGACATACAGCCGCATGTTTTTAAGGCTGTAAAGACCTTTGGGATAGCGTTGAAAGAACACAATCAGCAAGTTCCAAGGGAAGAATTGCCCACCATGAGTGTGGCCGGAAAGCTGTAAATCAAAGCCTTTGTCACAAGCCTTGTCAGCAATGGCCGGTTGGTGGGCCAAAAAGATCTTAAACGCCTCTGGTTTTTGCTGGCTTACCAGTTTATCCAGATCTGCCGGCTCTTTTCCAAACTGACGAGCGGCGGGATCTGCCACGCCGGAAACTTGCAAAGTCGCGCCGTTAACTTGAAGGGTTTCAGTATTGTTGACCAAAACGTGATAACCGATTGAACGAAAAGCAGCGAGAGCAGTCTCGATATTCCAATAGTACTCATGATTTCCGGCGACATAGAAAGTGCCAAGTTTGGATTGGACTGATTTCAGAATTTCAAATTCAGGAAGGTGGCGAATCGCATGATCGTCCAGGATGTCCCCGGTAAAGACCACCATGTCGGCTTTTAAGTTATTCGCTTTATCCACAAGCTTTTGAACAAATTGAACGGGTAAGCCCGCTGCCAGATGTAAATCCGTGATGTGCAGGATGCGCAGACCGTTCAAGCCTTCAGGCAAATTGGTAAAGGGAATTTCAACTTTGATAACTTTAACTCCCAGGCGAACTACCAAGGTTCCTAAAAGCAAAAGGACCAAGGGAATGACTAAAAGTAACCCGGTTGCTTCGGTGCCATACAGTTCGGTGCCGACAAATTCTGGATTTGTGTAGTTCAGAATGAATCCGGCGATGTCTCGCAGGATAATGAAGGTTAACAAAAAGCTGATATAGGCCATGGAAAAGTGGGCGGCGCTGAAATAAGCATCATGCCAGGGTTTTGATTCACCTCGGGCATCACTGCGGGACCAGAAGAACAGCGGCATCGATATCACGATGGCAAACAACGCTCCCAGAAAGGCAATGATAAATAAAGTTTGGGCTCCAGATAAGTCGGCATATCTCACCATTTGGTGAGAGACGTACATGAAAACCGCGAAAAATAGACCAACGATAATTGCGCGAAATGCAGCCATGGTTATTTATAGCACGTGAGTCTGTGTTTGCACAGAAAGTTGCAAAAACACAAATCCTCGAAGAGCTGCGTCAGTGATAATCTTAAACAGGCATTGTAGGAGGTGTTCAGTGGCATTAAATAACGAATTCAAACAAGCTCGCGACTTCTTGATTTTACATCGTGCGGATTATGATTATGCCACTAGGGAATTTAAATGGCCGGAGTTAACGAACTTTAACTGGGCCCTGGATTATTTCGACCCCATGGCCGAGGGTAATAACAACCTTGCTCTGTGGATCATGGGGGAAGACGGTCGTGAAGAGAAATACAGCTTTGCCGATATCTCGGCGCGCTCCTCGCAAGTTGCGAACTATCTGCGACGACTGGGATTAAAAAGAGGCGATCATGTTTTGCTTTACATGGGAAATGAAACGGCGCTGTGGGAATTAATGCTCGCTTGTATGAAGTTGGGTGCAGTCATGATTCCCACCAGCCCCCTGGTGGCTTTGGATGAATTGCAAGACCGTTTGGTCCGTGGCGATGTAAAACTGATAGCTACCACCATGGCGGAATCAGTGAAATTTGATGTCCAATCGCCAACGGCAATCAAGTTAACTGTCGATGGTAAAGCCCCAGGCTGGGAAGACTATTCTGAAGCCACCAGGGAAAGTGCGAACTTTGAAGCAGAGGGTGAAACCAAAGCCACAGATCCACTTTTGCTTTATTTTACGTCGGGTACTACAGCCAAGCCCAAACTTGTTGAACACACTCATCAAAGTTATCCCGTCGGCCATTTGTCGACCATGTTTTGGATCGGACTAAGGCCGGGAGATATTCACTTGAACGTTAGCTCGCCAGGTTGGGCAAAACATGCGTGGAGTAGTTTTTTTGCTCCATGGAATGCCGAGGCCACGGTTTTCATTCACAAGCAGCAAAGATTCGATGCGCAGGTGATGTTGGAAACTTTGGAGAAAAAAGGTGTAACTTCTGTCTGTGCTCCGCCGACTGTTTGGCGGATGTTGGCAGTCGAAGACCTGGGTCGATATAAAATCCGTCTGCGTGAGGCCGTCAGTGCCGGCGAGCCTTTGGATGCAGAGATCATTCGCAAATTTCAAGAGGCATGGGACCTGACCATCCGTGATGGTTATGGACAAACTGAAACCACGGCTCAAATCGGAAATTCGCCGGGTCAGAAAGTTCATCCGGGCACTATGGGAAAACCACTGCCGGGTTATCGAATCACTTTGTTAGATCGTGATAACAACCCGGGGCCTGAAGGTGAAATCTGCATTGATCTTACAAATCATCCGCTGGGGGTCATGAACGGATATCGCGAAAATGATATCGCACAAACTCCTAACGCCAGCTACTATCGCACCGGTGATATGGCCGCTCGTGATGAGCATGGTTGTTACACGTTTGTGGGGCGCGGAGATGATATTTTTAAATGCTCTGACTATCGAGTCAGTCCATTTGAAGTTGAAAGTGTTTTGCTTGAACATCCCGCCGTGCGCGAAGTTGCGGTCATTCCAAGTCCTCACCCGTTAAGACAAAATGTCCCGAAAGCTATCATTTTTTTAGCTAAAGGTATGGAGCCAACGCGGGAGCTGGCGTTGCAGATTTTGAATCACTCACGATCGCGTTTGACCCCATTTAAGCGCATTCGTCGTGTAGAATTCTCGGATTTGCCAAAGACCACGTCAGGTAAAATTCGCCGTGTAGAACTGCGTGTTCGTGAACAAAAACGCGTAGCTGCGAATGAGAAATCGCAATACGAGTTTTGGGAGGAAGATTTCAAGGCAGTCCTTCCCGACACTTGGTCTCAGGATCTGCCTTAGGTACTGTGTCCTAAACGACGCTCGCATTTGAAAATTATTGGACGTTGTTCCAGCGCGGGTTCTTGCAATTCTGGTTAAATTTATATCACTGACGGTGAGTGGAGATCACTGTTGGTGATTAAAAAAACTGGAGAGAGGACCTTATGTCGGAGCAAGAGAAAGTCGATGCAAGAGAAACTGGTAAAAGAATTTTGTGTTCCATCTTGAATGAAATGTTGGATCACGCAGAGCAAGTTGCTGTGAACTATTCTGTCGGAGATCGCACCACAATTTATAAAGTAAATTGTCATCCACAAAGCCTGGGGCAGTTGATCGGTGCCAAAGGAAAAAACATTGGTGGTATTCGTGCCGTGATTTCTGCCATGATGGCGCGCAAAGGGATTCGTGCAATTATCGAAATTCCTTACGTGGCTCATAGTAACAACCGCATGGAATTCAGTGAATAGTTTCTCGCCCTGTTAAATCTTCAACTGCGTGACGTATTTTAGAGCGTTGTGAGTTTTGCCTGGAGCTGTTGAAGATGTCGATGAGGAGCTTTGCAAGATTGGCGAAGCCCTCTCAAAGTGCAAGTCTTCCGTGGCACTTTGTAAGAGAGAGAGCCTCGCTTCAAAATAAAATCAAAAGCGGACATTCAGATTCTGATAAATGCTTCGCAAAGTCGAATCGCTAATTTTAATACCACCCATAAAACTAACTCACTACGTCATTCCTCCTTCGCTAAGGGCGGGTCGCTCGGCTCACTGCATTTTAATTGCCTCCACATAGGGGTCGGCGTACCTCCTTGGTATGAGAAAATTCCTTCTAAAGTTGGCGACATTTTTTGGTGTTGGGTTAAGTCCCAAGGCACCGGGAACTGTTGCGACTGTTGCTACCATTCCGTTGGTTTTGCTTCTTAATTGGGCAGGTCCGTTCATCTATATGGGAGCAACGATCGCTATAACGATCTTGGGAATTGTTGCTGCGCAAGCTTATGAAGACGATAAGGGCGGCCACGATCACAGTGAAATCGTGATCGATGAAGTTGCTGGTTTTCTGATTGCGATGATCTGGCTGCCGATGACATGGCAGGCCATTT contains these protein-coding regions:
- a CDS encoding regulatory protein RecX; its protein translation is MSDEKDPQNEQESQQDRIAAAKRKVMDLLAARDHSEQELRTKLRGKFTDEDGSDEAIDEAISFANEKNWLGDPSDYAARLADTLHRRNKGICYINNYLKEKGLPTVETDAALELDKAMAIVTNKFNEDYKFSREEKARVGRLLTSRGFDSETVRKVIYEKL
- a CDS encoding KH domain-containing protein → MSEQEKVDARETGKRILCSILNEMLDHAEQVAVNYSVGDRTTIYKVNCHPQSLGQLIGAKGKNIGGIRAVISAMMARKGIRAIIEIPYVAHSNNRMEFSE
- a CDS encoding phosphatidylglycerophosphatase A → MRKFLLKLATFFGVGLSPKAPGTVATVATIPLVLLLNWAGPFIYMGATIAITILGIVAAQAYEDDKGGHDHSEIVIDEVAGFLIAMIWLPMTWQAILIGFVLFRLLDITKPLFIGYLDKKIQGGLGVMIDDVAAGIVVSLIMQFLYSHTNWLGSQVLVG
- a CDS encoding AMP-binding protein: MALNNEFKQARDFLILHRADYDYATREFKWPELTNFNWALDYFDPMAEGNNNLALWIMGEDGREEKYSFADISARSSQVANYLRRLGLKRGDHVLLYMGNETALWELMLACMKLGAVMIPTSPLVALDELQDRLVRGDVKLIATTMAESVKFDVQSPTAIKLTVDGKAPGWEDYSEATRESANFEAEGETKATDPLLLYFTSGTTAKPKLVEHTHQSYPVGHLSTMFWIGLRPGDIHLNVSSPGWAKHAWSSFFAPWNAEATVFIHKQQRFDAQVMLETLEKKGVTSVCAPPTVWRMLAVEDLGRYKIRLREAVSAGEPLDAEIIRKFQEAWDLTIRDGYGQTETTAQIGNSPGQKVHPGTMGKPLPGYRITLLDRDNNPGPEGEICIDLTNHPLGVMNGYRENDIAQTPNASYYRTGDMAARDEHGCYTFVGRGDDIFKCSDYRVSPFEVESVLLEHPAVREVAVIPSPHPLRQNVPKAIIFLAKGMEPTRELALQILNHSRSRLTPFKRIRRVEFSDLPKTTSGKIRRVELRVREQKRVAANEKSQYEFWEEDFKAVLPDTWSQDLP
- a CDS encoding metallophosphoesterase, translating into MAAFRAIIVGLFFAVFMYVSHQMVRYADLSGAQTLFIIAFLGALFAIVISMPLFFWSRSDARGESKPWHDAYFSAAHFSMAYISFLLTFIILRDIAGFILNYTNPEFVGTELYGTEATGLLLVIPLVLLLLGTLVVRLGVKVIKVEIPFTNLPEGLNGLRILHITDLHLAAGLPVQFVQKLVDKANNLKADMVVFTGDILDDHAIRHLPEFEILKSVQSKLGTFYVAGNHEYYWNIETALAAFRSIGYHVLVNNTETLQVNGATLQVSGVADPAARQFGKEPADLDKLVSQQKPEAFKIFLAHQPAIADKACDKGFDLQLSGHTHGGQFFPWNLLIVFFQRYPKGLYSLKNMRLYVNQGTGYWGPSLRLGTFCELTEITLKKA
- the alaS gene encoding alanine--tRNA ligase encodes the protein MKSSEIRNAFIQYFEKNGHKAVASSSLIPENDPTLLFANAGMNQFKNTFLGLEKRDYSRAVTSQKCVRAGGKHNDLENVGFTARHHTFFEMLGNFSFGDYFKKDAIHFAWEFLTKTLAIPKEKLYVTVHISDDEAADIWHTQEGIPRDRIFRFDKDNFWKMGDTGPCGPCTEIFYDHGPEAGKISDPFKGIEAGEDRFVEIWNLVFMQYFENPPGTLTPLPKPSVDTGAGLERVTAAMQGKFNNYDTDLFLPMIELACKIGGVKYVTDKKVLATDAKAAETTSALRVLADHCRSTSFLIADGALPSNEGRGYVLRRIMRRAIRYGRKLSADKSFLPGMAEALIENMGKVYPELSTRRDHILNTIRDEEDRFLATLDKGTEILTAELAKAKAAGVKELSGEVVFRMYDTYGFPADLTRVIANENGIEVNEDAFEKEMEANRAKSKASWKGKSMGADEAHMIKFAKDYLQSGKSVKFLGYDGTIGDGTVMALSNGQAVVNELKTGDTGLIILDATAFYGEGGGQAGDVGYIMQDTNRARVANTTKIDDIILHHVEVEHGSFKTGAKVVSGVDAVERRNTASNHSATHLLHAALRKVLGVHVTQAGSLVDADKTRFDFTHNKPVSTEEIRKIEEMVNEQIARGLEVKTELMPHKQAIEKGAMALFGEKYANDVRVLTMGDFSCELCGGTHVKNTANIRLFKIVSESGVSSGVRRVEAITGDSAVKYAMSSIAHLDEALAAAGLQKSAHYLKHLEVTGEKATLANRVESIKEQVKTLEKEIKKLQGGQVNVDELAGKAMAFKSKSGVAAKLVLADVPMDDREVLAKVTDDLKNKIQSGIVVVVGQGDGSNPIIVSVSKDLTGDHKAGDVLKEVAAIMGGKGGGRPDFAQGAAPDRSKIGDAFTKVRSTLGL